One window of Treponema primitia ZAS-1 genomic DNA carries:
- a CDS encoding DUF1015 domain-containing protein: MTDSKRRLAALGTMIPEITLPGGDVDLEKWAVIACDQFTQDRSYWEDVRKTAAPSPSALNMIFPEVYLDDAGREDRIRNIHRTMASYLADGVLAPLQQGCIYIERSTPHHQRRRGLVLAIDLEHYDWKPGSQRLIRATEGTVPERIPPRMEVRRSAPLETPHILLLIDDETDYLIPALGERAKKGDPLYHTPLMLGAGEISGWALDTETDWMVLTEGLEELAGRSKTRYGGGNPFLYAVGDGNHSLATAKAVWEEYKQAHTGEGGLEQHPARYALVELENIYDPGIAFEPIHRVIFGSGLEEIRAALSELPGFSSHTVASPAELSQLVTDTAAGNRYGLIGEGRYILVETETTGIATEGLQPLLDRVISDTGRDGGPVIDYIHGEKELFRIADGEKPAVGERPVTGILLPPVKKAGLFQTVARSGPLPRKSFSMGEALEKRFYLECRKLFD, encoded by the coding sequence ATACCCGAAATAACCCTTCCCGGCGGGGATGTGGACCTGGAAAAATGGGCGGTTATTGCCTGTGACCAGTTTACCCAGGATCGATCCTATTGGGAGGATGTCAGGAAAACCGCAGCCCCCTCCCCTTCCGCCCTTAACATGATATTTCCCGAGGTGTATCTGGATGACGCCGGCCGGGAAGACCGGATCCGGAACATCCACCGGACCATGGCATCCTATTTAGCCGATGGCGTTCTGGCCCCGCTACAACAGGGTTGTATCTATATTGAACGAAGTACCCCCCATCACCAGCGCCGCCGGGGCTTAGTCCTGGCCATTGACCTGGAACACTACGACTGGAAACCCGGGTCTCAAAGGCTGATTCGGGCCACCGAAGGAACCGTTCCCGAACGGATCCCCCCCCGGATGGAGGTGCGCCGCTCCGCCCCGCTGGAAACGCCCCACATACTCCTGCTCATCGACGACGAGACGGACTACCTGATCCCCGCCCTGGGTGAACGGGCCAAAAAAGGGGACCCCCTCTACCATACCCCGCTCATGCTCGGCGCAGGGGAGATTTCCGGCTGGGCCCTGGATACCGAAACGGACTGGATGGTTCTTACGGAAGGGCTTGAGGAACTGGCGGGAAGATCGAAAACCCGGTACGGCGGCGGAAACCCCTTCCTCTATGCCGTAGGTGACGGCAACCATTCCCTGGCCACTGCCAAAGCGGTCTGGGAAGAGTATAAGCAAGCCCATACAGGCGAAGGGGGCCTTGAGCAGCACCCTGCCCGGTATGCCCTTGTCGAATTGGAAAACATCTACGATCCGGGAATTGCCTTTGAGCCTATACACCGGGTCATCTTCGGCTCTGGCTTGGAGGAAATCCGAGCCGCCCTGAGCGAACTGCCGGGTTTTTCCAGCCATACCGTGGCAAGCCCGGCGGAGCTTTCCCAACTGGTGACAGACACCGCTGCGGGGAACCGCTACGGGCTTATCGGCGAAGGCCGGTACATCCTGGTTGAAACCGAAACCACGGGCATCGCCACGGAGGGACTCCAGCCCCTGCTGGACCGCGTTATCAGCGATACCGGCCGGGATGGCGGACCCGTCATCGACTACATACACGGGGAAAAGGAGCTTTTTCGCATCGCCGATGGGGAGAAGCCCGCGGTTGGCGAAAGACCCGTAACGGGCATCCTGCTCCCGCCGGTAAAGAAAGCGGGGCTCTTCCAAACCGTAGCCCGTTCCGGCCCCCTGCCGCGGAAGAGCTTTTCCATGGGAGAGGCTTTGGAAAAACGCTTTTATCTGGAATGCCGGAAACTATTTGACTAA
- a CDS encoding helix-turn-helix transcriptional regulator, whose amino-acid sequence MARIYSIERQIASGSYPNVNDLAEKYGCGTATIYRDIEYMRDRLNAPIEYDAKERGWYFSEKGFRLPARYAASNDMLALGMAKSLLELYKNTPLYESAKHLIEDITAPLSNDDIPETEKSAWYEKRIIVPSVASAPVKPEIWEVITTGLRDNRVITFDYKGHWDAEYNTRLVRPYQLLFDTGIWYLYGYSEEREATRLFSLQRMKNASLTNETFKLPQDFDYNAKNNNSHFGIFEGKKQNYRIQFSNDVLPAIEERQWAEDQKIEDTGDECFILSFSSTQFDKVLSWVLSFGCNAAPIEPAQLVASWERHITELYAVITDKTGETK is encoded by the coding sequence TTGGCAAGGATTTACTCCATAGAACGGCAGATTGCTTCCGGGAGCTATCCCAATGTCAATGATCTGGCCGAAAAATACGGATGCGGAACGGCCACTATTTACCGGGATATTGAGTACATGCGGGATAGATTAAACGCCCCCATTGAGTACGATGCAAAGGAACGGGGCTGGTACTTTTCCGAGAAGGGATTCAGGCTGCCGGCCCGTTATGCTGCGTCAAATGACATGCTGGCCCTGGGGATGGCTAAATCTCTATTGGAATTATACAAAAATACGCCCCTCTATGAATCGGCAAAACATCTTATAGAAGATATTACGGCGCCATTGTCCAATGATGATATTCCTGAAACTGAAAAATCCGCCTGGTATGAAAAGAGGATTATTGTCCCATCAGTAGCCTCGGCGCCGGTAAAGCCTGAAATATGGGAAGTAATTACAACAGGGTTACGGGATAACCGGGTCATTACCTTTGACTATAAAGGCCATTGGGATGCCGAGTACAATACCCGGCTTGTTCGGCCCTATCAGCTGCTCTTTGATACGGGTATCTGGTATCTTTACGGCTATTCGGAGGAGCGGGAAGCAACAAGGCTGTTCTCATTACAAAGAATGAAAAATGCATCCCTCACCAATGAAACATTTAAACTCCCCCAGGATTTTGATTATAATGCAAAAAATAATAACAGCCATTTTGGTATTTTTGAAGGTAAAAAGCAAAATTACCGCATTCAATTTTCCAATGATGTCCTCCCTGCGATTGAAGAACGCCAATGGGCAGAGGATCAAAAGATAGAAGATACCGGGGATGAATGTTTTATCCTAAGTTTTTCAAGCACCCAGTTTGATAAAGTGCTTTCCTGGGTACTTTCCTTTGGCTGTAACGCTGCGCCGATAGAACCGGCGCAGCTGGTTGCATCCTGGGAAAGGCATATTACAGAGCTTTATGCCGTTATAACTGATAAAACGGGAGAAACAAAATGA
- a CDS encoding DUF4116 domain-containing protein, with protein sequence MTEEKTYKEWLAAVKIDHNALSEVPEKLWTNELCLEAVKKDYAALFYISSERYLTKEVCVEAYKQSPSSIRYVHKDLRPIYAKHTEGEEK encoded by the coding sequence ATGACCGAAGAAAAGACATATAAAGAATGGCTTGCGGCAGTAAAAATTGACCATAATGCACTTTCTGAAGTACCTGAAAAATTATGGACAAATGAATTATGTCTCGAAGCTGTTAAAAAAGATTATGCGGCTCTTTTTTATATATCATCGGAAAGGTATTTAACTAAAGAAGTTTGTGTTGAAGCATATAAACAAAGCCCAAGTTCAATTAGGTATGTGCATAAAGATTTACGACCTATTTATGCTAAACATACTGAAGGAGAAGAAAAATGA
- a CDS encoding tetratricopeptide repeat protein gives MKSAKRSVVSADELSGANIPSSGEWDMLLRWSSLRKAANDAKDWDEAITFATRLAQGAPEDLKSLAKHNLAAVYSKRGEAAHTAENNAAAIANFSKAIDLCPSEAMGYYRRGLCYSCNGNYGKAVADFMKACELNPEYKDYQKALASANEKAAQMAGTAEEFAECGKAFFAVHDEDKAILAYTKAVELDPSNIRYKSTLADACFSRGVRFKFLDDDYEAAAADYAKACELDPDNEGYKESLAGKISNAGEDDGEVY, from the coding sequence ATGAAAAGCGCAAAACGTTCTGTCGTCTCTGCGGATGAACTGAGCGGTGCGAACATTCCCTCGTCGGGGGAATGGGACATGCTCTTGCGGTGGTCGTCTCTGCGGAAAGCGGCGAATGACGCGAAAGACTGGGACGAGGCAATCACGTTTGCAACCCGGCTTGCCCAGGGCGCCCCAGAGGATCTCAAGTCGTTGGCGAAACACAATCTGGCCGCCGTTTATAGTAAGCGTGGCGAAGCGGCGCATACGGCGGAGAACAACGCGGCGGCTATTGCCAACTTCAGTAAAGCCATCGATCTATGCCCATCTGAAGCTATGGGTTACTACCGGCGCGGGTTGTGCTACAGTTGCAATGGGAACTACGGCAAGGCTGTCGCGGACTTCATGAAAGCCTGCGAACTTAACCCGGAGTACAAGGACTACCAAAAAGCCCTCGCCAGCGCCAACGAAAAAGCGGCGCAGATGGCGGGTACGGCCGAAGAGTTTGCTGAGTGCGGCAAAGCGTTTTTCGCAGTTCATGACGAAGACAAGGCTATCCTTGCCTACACGAAAGCCGTCGAATTGGATCCCTCCAACATACGCTACAAGAGCACCCTCGCCGATGCCTGTTTTAGTCGGGGCGTACGCTTCAAATTCTTGGATGATGACTATGAGGCTGCTGCCGCGGACTACGCCAAAGCCTGCGAACTTGATCCGGACAACGAGGGATACAAAGAAAGTCTCGCCGGAAAAATTAGTAACGCCGGAGAAGATGATGGAGAAGTATACTAA
- a CDS encoding AAA family ATPase, giving the protein MNNLLAQIDASAVLPMIIGLYGITMLSTVYKNVFINLFQWVYKQCTTTMYVGNNNWCYYMLMNLFESGKTVKKLRIIRLLNGKWGEAKNICIGIGEGTHLLRFRNKWVLIRVHENETMSLEEKFTFSMTIIGRDSRYFPELRNTLIYMKNNKSDPEKTIVYTFEQEDKYWKECSRIDKRTFGTIFMDQADISKTLEAIGSFYTNKAWYLSRGIPYQFGILLYGPPGTGKSSLIKAIAAHFNKNLCVLNAGDLQNFAHAAADLPNNCIFTVEDIDSNKIVRPREDTAKAVTDTEQQILKISSPFTKGQNSFNTTNLADILNAIDGITAPAGRLLILTTNHPEKLDPALLRPGRIDLKVNVGYVTKAAFIRFIECFYETILGDTNFDFTGANVTVASLQNDFLVNKLTLEEMMGKYTNGGRKIRSIA; this is encoded by the coding sequence ATGAATAACCTTTTAGCGCAAATAGATGCCTCCGCGGTACTGCCGATGATAATCGGCCTTTACGGAATAACCATGCTCAGCACGGTTTACAAGAATGTCTTTATAAACCTGTTTCAATGGGTTTATAAGCAGTGTACCACCACCATGTATGTTGGCAATAATAACTGGTGCTATTATATGCTGATGAATCTCTTTGAAAGCGGAAAAACCGTGAAAAAGCTGCGTATCATACGGCTGCTCAACGGCAAATGGGGGGAAGCAAAGAATATCTGTATCGGCATTGGGGAAGGAACACACCTGCTGCGGTTCAGGAACAAATGGGTCCTTATCAGGGTGCATGAAAATGAGACCATGTCACTTGAGGAAAAATTTACTTTCTCCATGACCATAATAGGCAGAGATTCCCGTTATTTTCCAGAATTGCGGAACACCCTTATCTATATGAAAAATAATAAATCGGATCCGGAGAAAACTATTGTGTACACCTTTGAACAGGAGGATAAATATTGGAAGGAATGTTCCCGTATTGATAAGCGGACATTTGGCACCATATTTATGGACCAGGCCGACATTTCAAAAACCCTGGAAGCCATAGGGTCTTTTTATACCAACAAGGCTTGGTACCTCAGTCGGGGTATCCCCTACCAGTTTGGCATCCTGCTCTACGGTCCTCCGGGAACCGGCAAGAGCAGTTTGATAAAGGCAATCGCCGCCCATTTTAACAAAAACCTCTGTGTATTAAACGCCGGTGATCTGCAAAATTTTGCCCATGCCGCCGCCGATTTGCCCAACAACTGTATCTTTACGGTTGAAGATATTGACAGCAATAAAATAGTCCGGCCCCGGGAAGACACGGCAAAAGCGGTTACTGATACTGAACAGCAAATATTGAAGATAAGCAGTCCGTTTACGAAGGGACAAAACAGTTTTAACACGACAAATCTTGCGGACATCCTGAATGCCATTGACGGCATTACCGCTCCGGCGGGCAGGTTATTAATACTAACCACAAACCACCCGGAAAAATTGGATCCCGCTCTGCTGCGGCCCGGCCGGATCGATCTCAAGGTCAATGTTGGCTATGTTACCAAGGCGGCGTTTATCCGCTTTATTGAGTGTTTTTATGAAACGATCCTTGGGGATACAAATTTTGATTTTACCGGCGCCAATGTTACGGTGGCGTCTTTGCAGAATGATTTTCTGGTTAATAAGTTAACGCTGGAGGAGATGATGGGGAAGTATACTAACGGAGGGCGGAAGATTCGGAGTATTGCGTGA
- a CDS encoding methyl-accepting chemotaxis protein: MKKRYVSLSLQILLLCLGLVLTISTIFSVIFMTNLSKITEKNLRSNADITMRYLNADIQNALAPAIQMTTQAASFAADVPSLESFDRILKDILSTNSTVFEMYFGTLASRFDGGYFVTATDWAPYRDSETWDQVKRPWFITAIQSPGQIILTDPYEDSQTGKICVSIVRTAEDAAGQIIGVVGVDVFMDVLVDLVNARKITSDGRSFLIDADGLFLTHSDSSYIMQRNFFDTIDKTISRESVLAKSGTVSLTRDTYVCSAPVAGTEWFMVSTGSLGVLQEDAQALLRLIILTAVLIAVLVSIAAIFMSTAITRPFKELVKCFDVIASGDLSIESGDYSSKEASALSQGFNNFTGGISGLVKKIQDSSTSIQQIADNLSNSAGITRETISSAREVVESIRTDINRENQSISESESKVLNIMNEIERLNEKINGQGNAISDASSAMEEMAASIRSVEQSALSMSANVEELVRSSAEEKKRLSEVAEATKQVELESQSLAEMNKVISDVATQTNLLSMNAAIEAAHAGEAGRGFAVVAQEIRKLAEATSQQSKNSSEALLSIQKKIRGIATASIEVEQSFVQTIEKIQNVEKISTRLHDATREQSIGAEQIVRSNQIINTITVDVKNGASVMKTEASSASNLCRSLTELSLGVAEKVTTCERDFNTLSDHSSSVVQFAESAGHGVAGLDESISIFKVRAM, encoded by the coding sequence ATGAAAAAGAGGTATGTTTCGCTTTCATTGCAGATTCTGTTACTGTGTCTTGGTTTGGTACTGACGATCTCCACGATTTTTTCCGTAATTTTTATGACCAACCTGTCCAAAATTACGGAAAAAAACCTCCGTTCCAATGCGGATATCACCATGCGCTACCTGAATGCGGACATACAGAACGCCCTGGCCCCGGCGATTCAGATGACCACCCAGGCGGCCTCCTTTGCGGCGGATGTTCCTTCCCTGGAATCCTTTGACCGCATCCTCAAGGATATACTTTCCACCAATTCCACGGTTTTTGAAATGTATTTTGGAACCCTTGCTTCCCGTTTTGACGGTGGCTATTTTGTTACCGCCACAGACTGGGCGCCCTATAGGGATTCCGAAACCTGGGATCAGGTTAAGCGCCCCTGGTTTATTACCGCCATACAGTCCCCCGGTCAAATTATTCTTACCGACCCCTATGAAGATTCCCAAACCGGGAAGATATGCGTCTCCATAGTCCGGACCGCCGAAGATGCGGCGGGGCAGATCATCGGGGTAGTCGGGGTCGACGTGTTTATGGATGTCCTGGTGGATCTGGTCAATGCCCGGAAGATCACCTCTGACGGCCGGAGCTTCCTTATTGACGCTGACGGCTTGTTCCTGACCCATAGCGATTCAAGCTATATTATGCAGCGTAATTTCTTTGATACTATAGATAAAACTATCAGCCGGGAATCGGTATTAGCAAAGAGTGGGACGGTATCCCTTACCAGGGATACCTACGTCTGTTCTGCCCCGGTAGCCGGGACGGAATGGTTCATGGTTTCAACCGGGTCCCTTGGGGTGCTGCAGGAGGACGCACAGGCTCTGCTGCGTCTCATCATTTTAACCGCCGTCTTGATTGCAGTATTGGTGTCTATTGCCGCAATTTTTATGAGTACCGCTATTACCCGTCCCTTTAAAGAGCTGGTAAAATGTTTCGATGTTATTGCCAGCGGGGATTTGAGCATTGAATCCGGGGACTATAGCTCTAAAGAAGCGTCCGCCCTTTCCCAGGGTTTCAATAATTTTACCGGAGGCATCAGCGGCCTGGTAAAAAAGATACAGGATTCCTCGACTTCGATACAGCAGATCGCGGATAATTTATCAAACTCGGCGGGGATAACCCGGGAAACTATTTCCAGCGCCAGGGAAGTGGTAGAATCTATCCGTACGGACATAAACCGGGAGAACCAATCCATCAGCGAATCCGAATCTAAGGTTCTCAATATTATGAACGAGATAGAACGGCTCAACGAAAAAATAAACGGCCAGGGCAACGCCATAAGCGACGCTTCTTCGGCAATGGAAGAGATGGCCGCCAGTATTCGTTCTGTGGAGCAGAGCGCTTTATCGATGAGCGCCAATGTGGAAGAATTGGTACGCTCCTCGGCGGAAGAAAAAAAGCGGCTGTCGGAAGTAGCGGAAGCGACCAAGCAGGTTGAGCTTGAATCCCAATCCCTGGCGGAAATGAACAAGGTTATTTCTGATGTGGCAACCCAGACTAATTTATTGAGCATGAACGCCGCCATAGAGGCGGCCCACGCAGGGGAAGCGGGCAGGGGTTTTGCGGTGGTAGCCCAGGAAATCCGCAAACTGGCGGAGGCCACTTCCCAGCAGTCAAAAAATTCCAGCGAAGCCCTCCTGTCGATTCAGAAAAAGATACGGGGAATCGCCACCGCTTCCATCGAAGTGGAGCAGTCCTTTGTGCAAACCATTGAAAAGATACAGAATGTTGAAAAGATTTCCACCCGTTTACACGACGCTACCCGTGAACAAAGCATAGGGGCGGAACAGATAGTACGCTCTAACCAGATAATCAACACCATTACGGTGGACGTTAAAAACGGCGCTTCGGTTATGAAAACCGAAGCTTCATCGGCGTCCAATCTATGCCGTTCCCTTACAGAATTAAGCCTTGGGGTAGCGGAAAAGGTTACGACCTGTGAGCGCGACTTTAATACCCTGTCGGATCATTCCAGTTCGGTGGTCCAATTCGCAGAAAGCGCCGGGCATGGCGTTGCAGGCTTGGATGAATCGATTAGTATATTTAAGGTTAGGGCGATGTAG
- a CDS encoding CHASE2 domain-containing protein: MTIHKTSALVALVASLLFFALSLTPFFRQGEHKVYDIFLRFRPKRERLGNVVFLDVDDQSVAHIGVFPWPRSVMAEGLLRLKEYGARAAIFDIEYIDKSPTQVDEVYLQKGLQADYNRRFSEIGLTVTELLKAISTGQIQGNDASRYTNDILETIALERDGLYRDTLSITRDNDEYLARSAALFGHAWGTLNLQDEFLLTGEQAERRVLAEEQFSYPITAGEDIPSGNSIDVLAAIPSFMGAVRGAGFTNVEIDIDGIRRRIYLTRKVQDHWYLQLAFAPLVDALGNPSIELQHRRLIMKGTSLPNAPDIVIPLDDTGAMMLDWPATSYRDSYTHVSFVRFSLLAEYQSNIEQYLDALFFADRNLFPYLTENAGTIAAAFNKAGDSRSLAVDETNDEAFAAYLTQRDDGLSRLETFLGTALTYLENETAGLLENASDSEAAYIGRSPVLPNPS; the protein is encoded by the coding sequence ATGACTATCCATAAAACATCCGCCCTGGTAGCCCTGGTAGCAAGCCTTCTGTTTTTTGCCCTCTCCCTCACCCCTTTCTTTCGGCAGGGGGAACACAAGGTCTACGATATATTTCTGCGCTTTAGGCCAAAACGGGAACGCCTGGGCAATGTGGTCTTTCTTGATGTGGATGACCAGTCGGTGGCCCATATCGGGGTATTCCCCTGGCCCCGGTCGGTGATGGCCGAAGGCCTCCTGCGGCTTAAGGAATACGGCGCCAGGGCCGCTATTTTCGATATTGAGTATATCGACAAAAGCCCTACCCAGGTAGACGAGGTGTATTTGCAAAAGGGGCTGCAAGCCGATTATAACCGGCGCTTCTCCGAAATAGGCCTTACGGTGACGGAACTGCTCAAAGCTATCAGCACGGGACAAATCCAGGGGAATGACGCCTCCCGCTATACCAATGATATACTGGAAACCATTGCCCTTGAAAGGGACGGCCTCTACCGGGATACCCTGAGTATTACCAGGGATAATGATGAATACCTTGCCCGATCCGCCGCTCTGTTTGGGCACGCCTGGGGAACACTGAACCTGCAGGATGAATTCCTCCTTACCGGGGAGCAGGCGGAGCGGCGTGTTCTGGCGGAAGAGCAGTTTTCCTACCCTATCACCGCAGGGGAGGATATTCCGAGCGGGAATAGTATTGATGTGCTTGCCGCAATTCCTTCGTTCATGGGAGCTGTTCGGGGGGCGGGGTTTACCAACGTTGAGATTGACATCGATGGTATCAGACGGCGTATATACCTGACCCGTAAAGTTCAGGACCATTGGTATTTACAGCTTGCCTTTGCACCCTTAGTTGATGCCCTGGGAAATCCATCCATTGAATTACAGCATCGCAGACTTATTATGAAAGGGACTTCCCTCCCGAACGCTCCCGATATCGTCATTCCCCTGGACGACACGGGGGCCATGATGTTGGACTGGCCTGCAACAAGCTACCGGGACAGCTATACCCATGTTTCTTTTGTACGGTTTTCCCTGCTTGCGGAATACCAGTCCAATATCGAACAATACCTGGATGCCCTTTTTTTTGCGGACCGGAATTTATTTCCCTATCTTACAGAAAACGCCGGAACCATTGCCGCTGCTTTTAACAAGGCCGGCGATTCCCGCTCTCTTGCGGTAGATGAAACCAACGACGAAGCCTTTGCGGCGTACCTCACCCAGCGTGACGACGGCCTTTCCCGCCTGGAAACATTTCTGGGGACCGCTTTGACTTACCTTGAAAACGAGACAGCGGGGCTTTTGGAAAATGCTTCGGACAGTGAAGCCGCATATATTGGAAGAAGCCCGGTACTGCCAAACCCTTCTTGA
- a CDS encoding adenylate/guanylate cyclase domain-containing protein, translating to MLRTVKPHILEEARYCQTLLEYLETEHTAVKETSAYLRETLEGKLCIVGRVDTGTTDIGVNPFFGEYVNVGTHAVVLDTILSSSFITPLPSFWSVIILFLLAPAVTIGITKANPGIRLFLGMGAAVLFIGFSLGLFIFKGIFLEPLAPVLALVTALVFRETIAFMGTEKEKRFIRTAFSRYLAPKVIEQIIADPSKLQLGGEKRDMTAIFTDIRSFSTISEALGDPARLVQLLNFYLTRMSNIIMDNQGTIDKYEGDAIIAFFGAPLELPTHAIMACRSAVQMKKAEITINKDAIAEGLINDTVIEALLKKGVITEKDKSEPLFTRLGLNTGDMVVGNMGTPNKMDYTIMGDAVNLAARLEGVNKQYNTRGILISEYTRAKIGEEFLLRRLDQVRVVGKNEPRRLYELLDIAGDASAEDTKTAELFNTALDIFESRNWKAAEEAFAAVLEIRPFDGPADLYLKRCIAYGEKPPADDWDGVYNLDQK from the coding sequence ATGCTTCGGACAGTGAAGCCGCATATATTGGAAGAAGCCCGGTACTGCCAAACCCTTCTTGAATACCTTGAAACAGAGCATACCGCGGTAAAAGAAACCAGCGCCTATTTGAGGGAAACCCTGGAAGGGAAGTTGTGCATTGTCGGGCGGGTCGACACGGGTACCACCGATATTGGGGTCAACCCCTTCTTTGGCGAATACGTTAATGTGGGTACCCATGCGGTGGTACTGGACACTATTCTGTCCTCTTCGTTTATTACCCCCCTGCCTTCCTTCTGGAGTGTAATTATACTGTTCCTGTTGGCTCCCGCAGTGACCATCGGCATTACAAAGGCCAACCCGGGAATCCGCTTGTTCCTGGGAATGGGGGCCGCAGTTCTCTTTATCGGTTTTTCCCTTGGCCTTTTCATTTTTAAGGGTATTTTCCTGGAACCCCTGGCCCCGGTACTCGCCCTGGTTACGGCACTTGTGTTCCGGGAAACCATTGCGTTTATGGGAACAGAAAAGGAAAAACGATTTATCCGTACCGCCTTCTCCCGGTACCTTGCCCCAAAGGTCATTGAGCAGATCATTGCGGACCCCTCAAAACTGCAGCTCGGCGGTGAGAAACGGGATATGACCGCCATATTTACCGACATCAGAAGTTTTTCTACCATTTCAGAGGCCCTTGGAGACCCTGCCCGCTTGGTTCAGCTCCTTAATTTTTATCTGACCCGGATGAGTAATATTATCATGGACAACCAGGGGACCATTGATAAATACGAAGGGGACGCGATTATCGCTTTCTTCGGGGCGCCGCTGGAACTGCCAACCCACGCTATTATGGCCTGCCGTTCCGCGGTTCAAATGAAGAAGGCAGAAATTACCATCAATAAGGATGCCATTGCAGAAGGCTTGATCAATGATACAGTAATAGAGGCTTTATTGAAAAAGGGCGTTATAACAGAAAAGGACAAATCGGAACCGCTTTTTACCCGCCTGGGTCTCAATACCGGGGACATGGTCGTTGGTAATATGGGGACCCCAAATAAGATGGACTATACAATCATGGGGGACGCGGTGAACCTCGCGGCTCGACTTGAGGGGGTAAATAAGCAGTACAATACCCGGGGAATTCTTATCAGCGAATATACCCGTGCTAAAATCGGTGAGGAATTTCTTCTGAGGCGGCTGGACCAGGTACGGGTGGTGGGAAAAAATGAACCCCGCCGGCTCTACGAACTTTTAGACATCGCCGGCGATGCATCTGCGGAAGATACAAAGACTGCGGAGCTCTTTAACACCGCCCTGGATATATTTGAAAGCCGAAACTGGAAAGCAGCGGAAGAAGCCTTTGCAGCGGTTCTTGAAATCCGGCCCTTCGACGGACCGGCAGATTTATACCTGAAACGGTGTATAGCCTACGGGGAAAAACCGCCCGCCGATGATTGGGATGGCGTGTATAATCTGGACCAGAAATAG